In a genomic window of Petrotoga sp. 9PWA.NaAc.5.4:
- a CDS encoding glucosyl-3-phosphoglycerate synthase → MKDNVLLRSFHHSEFQDIKELVKIKEKQGVKISLALPSLNEEKTIGKEILVMKSELMEKYPLLDEIVLIDSGSQDETVSIAKEYGAKTYYSKDVLSQYGFYRGKGENLWKSLYVLEGDIIVWIDSDIENIHPKFVYGLVGALLKYPELSYVKAFYERPIVGKGNVQPSGGGRVTELVARPLFSLFYPELATVIQPLSGEYAGRRELLERLPFFVGYGVEIAHLIDIAQNYGTQIIGQVDLELRIHDNQSLQALSKMAFELTKVTLKRLEKYGKVELKTKLNDKHIMIQKKDDERTINSVEILSIERPPMITIPEYRQKFLRGD, encoded by the coding sequence ATGAAAGACAATGTTTTATTACGTTCTTTTCATCATTCTGAGTTTCAAGACATAAAAGAATTAGTAAAAATAAAAGAAAAGCAAGGGGTTAAAATTTCTCTTGCTCTTCCTTCATTAAATGAAGAAAAAACTATAGGAAAAGAAATATTAGTTATGAAATCGGAACTTATGGAAAAGTATCCTCTCTTAGACGAAATAGTTTTGATTGATTCCGGTTCACAAGACGAAACTGTATCGATTGCTAAAGAATATGGAGCCAAAACTTATTATTCAAAAGACGTTCTATCGCAATATGGATTTTACAGAGGCAAAGGAGAAAATTTATGGAAAAGCTTATACGTTTTAGAGGGAGATATTATTGTTTGGATCGATTCTGATATAGAAAACATTCATCCAAAATTTGTGTATGGCCTTGTAGGAGCTCTTCTCAAATATCCGGAATTATCTTATGTAAAAGCTTTTTATGAAAGGCCTATAGTTGGAAAAGGTAACGTTCAACCCTCGGGTGGAGGAAGAGTAACAGAATTAGTAGCAAGACCACTTTTTTCACTTTTTTACCCTGAATTAGCAACTGTTATTCAACCTTTAAGTGGAGAATATGCTGGAAGAAGAGAACTTTTAGAAAGACTCCCTTTTTTTGTTGGTTATGGAGTAGAAATAGCTCATTTAATCGATATCGCTCAAAATTATGGTACTCAAATAATTGGACAGGTGGATCTTGAGTTGCGTATTCATGATAATCAATCTTTACAAGCTTTAAGTAAAATGGCTTTTGAGTTGACAAAAGTCACATTAAAAAGATTAGAAAAGTATGGAAAAGTTGAATTAAAAACTAAATTAAACGATAAACATATTATGATTCAAAAAAAAGATGATGAAAGAACTATTAACTCCGTTGAAATTTTGAGCATAGAAAGACCCCCTATGATTACAATTCCTGAATACAGGCAAAAATTTTTAAGGGGCGACTAA